One Borreliella burgdorferi B31 genomic window carries:
- the blyA gene encoding holin BlyA, whose translation MDTIKLTELLINLNEIKLIAVMIFVTVLVLGVLILLKPLLKDILTIVIGKIFKNGNGNGKNHIKKRD comes from the coding sequence ATGGATACTATTAAATTAACCGAACTTCTTATCAATTTAAACGAAATTAAACTTATAGCGGTAATGATTTTTGTAACAGTGCTGGTTTTAGGAGTATTAATTCTTCTCAAGCCTTTACTAAAAGACATATTGACTATTGTAATAGGCAAGATTTTTAAGAATGGTAATGGTAATGGCAAAAATCACATTAAAAAAAGAGATTAA
- a CDS encoding BlyB family putative holin accessory protein, translating into MKLSKDNVELGLTSLSTLIDIFSKFEDEFDEIAHKGFFLVYDLYSHYKLIYTANMERLESALTPAINAALAPLNEKINQCIDLVNSDEKNLKISNDLKFNQEGKPIYKERINNAK; encoded by the coding sequence ATGAAATTATCCAAAGATAATGTTGAGCTTGGACTTACGTCTTTATCAACCCTTATTGATATATTTTCTAAATTTGAAGATGAATTTGATGAAATTGCACATAAAGGATTCTTTTTGGTTTATGATCTGTATTCTCATTACAAATTAATCTATACAGCAAATATGGAAAGACTTGAGAGTGCATTAACCCCAGCAATAAATGCGGCACTCGCTCCATTAAATGAAAAAATCAATCAATGCATTGACTTAGTTAATTCTGATGAAAAAAATCTCAAAATATCTAATGATCTGAAATTCAATCAGGAAGGAAAACCTATCTATAAGGAAAGAATAAATAATGCAAAATAA
- a CDS encoding BlyB family putative holin accessory protein, which produces MQNNTIGLGLNLLSSLTNIAKTDTNIDHNYINTFSKVIDFFYKTYISTLKSMETAESTKIFEEIQDILKYNIEIIEAISTDKSKRIITSLKATRNKIMKEYIKILKRGENA; this is translated from the coding sequence ATGCAAAATAACACTATTGGTTTAGGACTTAATTTACTATCCAGCTTAACTAACATAGCTAAAACTGATACAAACATAGATCATAATTACATTAATACTTTTAGTAAAGTAATAGATTTTTTCTACAAAACATATATAAGCACACTAAAATCTATGGAAACAGCTGAGTCAACTAAAATATTTGAAGAAATACAAGACATTTTAAAATACAACATTGAGATAATAGAGGCTATCTCTACTGATAAAAGCAAAAGAATTATCACTTCACTTAAAGCAACACGTAACAAAATCATGAAAGAATATATCAAAATACTTAAAAGAGGTGAAAATGCTTAA
- a CDS encoding BBA14 family lipoprotein → MLKRLHCLLIALLLCCTTIANLPEEPKPPIIQTLKSLAKYETQLSEYVMYLVTFLAKTKVKVNDPNYPEYPYPDLSTLKDEHSITAVKHNINIYLEYIKKTKPIAEKVYNKYSQLKM, encoded by the coding sequence ATGCTTAAAAGATTGCATTGTCTACTAATTGCTTTGCTGCTATGTTGCACCACTATTGCTAACCTACCAGAAGAGCCAAAACCGCCAATTATTCAAACACTAAAATCTTTAGCTAAATATGAAACACAACTTTCAGAGTATGTTATGTACCTTGTAACATTTTTAGCTAAAACAAAAGTCAAAGTTAATGACCCAAATTATCCAGAATATCCTTATCCAGACTTATCAACACTAAAAGACGAACACTCCATAACTGCAGTAAAACACAATATCAACATATATTTAGAGTACATTAAAAAAACAAAACCAATAGCGGAAAAAGTCTATAATAAATATTCCCAATTAAAAATGTAA
- the revA gene encoding fibronectin-binding protein RevA: protein MRNKNIFKLFFASMLFVMACKAYVEEKKEIDSLMEDVLALVNDSSGGKFKDYKDKINELKENLKDIGNAELKEKLLNLQNSFQDKLAAKLAALKAAKNTIENITDKDQDISKRKIWSEAKLVGVTVPLLGSNTSGNGDKMSKNAVEQIDKVIKFLEEGTN from the coding sequence ATGAGAAATAAAAACATATTTAAATTATTTTTTGCATCAATGTTATTTGTAATGGCTTGTAAAGCATATGTAGAAGAAAAGAAAGAAATAGATTCATTAATGGAGGATGTTTTAGCTCTTGTAAATGATTCTTCTGGAGGCAAATTTAAAGATTATAAAGACAAAATAAATGAATTAAAAGAAAATTTAAAAGATATAGGCAATGCAGAGCTTAAAGAAAAACTATTAAATTTGCAAAATTCCTTTCAGGATAAATTAGCGGCCAAATTAGCAGCGTTAAAAGCAGCTAAAAATACCATTGAAAACATTACTGACAAGGATCAGGATATTTCAAAAAGAAAAATATGGTCAGAAGCAAAATTAGTTGGAGTAACTGTACCACTTCTTGGAAGCAATACTTCTGGTAATGGGGATAAAATGTCTAAAAACGCTGTAGAACAGATAGACAAAGTAATAAAGTTCCTCGAAGAGGGCACTAATTAA
- a CDS encoding Mlp family lipoprotein has translation MKIINILFCLFLLLLNSCNSNDNDTLKNNAQQTKSRGKRDLTQKEATPEKPKSKEELLREKLSEDQKTHLDWLKEALGNDGEFDKFLGYDESKIKSALNHIKSELDKCTGDNSEQQKSTFKQTVQGFFSGGNIDNFANNAVSNCNNGGS, from the coding sequence ATGAAAATCATCAACATATTATTTTGTTTATTTTTACTACTACTAAATAGCTGCAATTCTAATGATAATGACACTTTAAAAAACAATGCACAACAAACAAAAAGCAGGGGAAAGCGTGATTTAACCCAAAAAGAAGCAACACCAGAAAAACCTAAATCTAAAGAAGAACTACTTAGAGAAAAGCTATCTGAAGACCAGAAAACACACCTTGACTGGTTAAAAGAAGCTCTGGGTAATGATGGAGAATTTGATAAATTTTTAGGATATGATGAAAGCAAAATAAAATCTGCACTTAATCATATAAAGAGTGAACTTGATAAGTGTACTGGGGATAATTCTGAACAACAAAAAAGCACCTTCAAACAAACAGTTCAGGGTTTCTTTAGCGGCGGCAATATAGATAATTTTGCAAACAATGCGGTTAGTAACTGCAACAATGGTGGTTCCTAA
- a CDS encoding ERF family protein: MNNVSNNNNQEIQNNIQAEIDFLNDMDTLRMNLPRIDKSLKGYGYKYQDFNVIVEVIQNVIKNHNLKLGFWQFPTFVYGKNGEVPVVRTTFYSKSTGYKESLDTLIHTDKLQWNGENGSKNLNTMPQLVGAAITYFKRYALVAYLDIKSEFDTDAAPIYNNHENENSMPSKQVSVNQKQEQKKDINQEKNQLNSFNKNLKSGKAYCYEIFRDALFNIKNWVNEGEEKNNINALIRALCTDNDDALEDLFKKNAELKSIEYWVNILKKYFNKTNRFDDLNKLKVFMSDNRDVYKTKVLKFFCMLKKERQFNYIFAA, from the coding sequence ATGAACAATGTTTCAAACAATAATAATCAAGAAATACAAAATAATATTCAAGCAGAAATAGACTTTTTAAATGATATGGATACTTTAAGAATGAACTTGCCACGTATTGACAAAAGTCTTAAAGGATACGGATATAAGTATCAAGATTTCAATGTCATAGTAGAAGTAATTCAAAATGTTATAAAAAATCACAATTTAAAGCTTGGTTTTTGGCAATTTCCAACTTTTGTGTATGGTAAAAATGGTGAAGTTCCTGTTGTTAGGACTACATTTTACAGTAAAAGTACTGGATACAAAGAGTCGCTTGATACATTAATTCATACAGATAAATTACAATGGAACGGTGAAAATGGGTCTAAAAATTTGAATACAATGCCACAACTTGTTGGTGCAGCTATTACTTATTTTAAAAGGTATGCTTTAGTTGCGTATCTTGACATAAAAAGTGAATTTGATACTGATGCAGCACCTATTTACAATAATCACGAAAACGAAAATTCTATGCCTAGCAAGCAAGTTAGTGTTAATCAAAAACAAGAACAAAAAAAGGACATAAATCAAGAAAAAAATCAACTAAACAGCTTTAATAAAAACTTGAAATCTGGCAAGGCTTATTGCTATGAAATTTTTAGAGACGCACTGTTTAATATAAAAAATTGGGTAAATGAAGGTGAAGAAAAAAATAATATAAATGCTCTTATTCGGGCATTATGTACTGATAATGATGATGCTTTAGAAGATCTTTTTAAAAAGAATGCTGAGCTTAAGAGTATAGAATATTGGGTAAATATTTTAAAAAAATATTTCAATAAAACTAATAGATTTGATGATCTAAATAAGCTTAAAGTATTTATGTCTGATAATCGAGACGTTTATAAAACAAAAGTATTAAAATTCTTTTGCATGTTGAAAAAAGAAAGACAATTTAATTATATATTTGCAGCATAG
- a CDS encoding plasmid maintenance protein: MKDFLNNIKSLTCYNKHQHKLISLTSTLDFLNKKDKKYTQQNILYYFNENLKRNGLAPTTLRTMQNYLYKLEKVLKVTTNYYQHMGVNCGTEIYYKLKYPKKECYQKINKYFEERKNSRFKSRVNNHFKDDISKNGSVNSVECLSNKNNIKEERKIKEIEKYQVIKYFNKSNLLCKEILPFLLTLNVDKDTMIKIIKNIKRVENKLLKNTNLNKSCFKEKQEKLKRILNNTQKEFKQNGYNPEQLKINLQKVYESYKFKPHFIIENHKYSDLNNIKSKLEKSIERKKENPQQNYQNLKENIFNILIEQLKKETNIEILKPIIKKYLNNQKKIEYNKVFGTYHLELLEIIKNEKNSLTTEEFNIKAV; encoded by the coding sequence ATGAAAGATTTTCTAAATAACATAAAAAGTCTAACTTGCTACAACAAACACCAACACAAATTAATATCTCTTACTTCAACACTAGACTTTCTAAACAAAAAAGATAAGAAATACACGCAACAAAACATACTTTATTATTTTAATGAAAATCTAAAAAGAAATGGTCTAGCTCCCACTACTCTAAGAACAATGCAAAATTATCTTTATAAATTAGAAAAAGTATTAAAAGTTACAACTAATTACTACCAACACATGGGTGTAAATTGTGGGACTGAAATTTATTATAAACTAAAGTATCCTAAAAAAGAATGTTACCAGAAAATCAACAAGTACTTTGAAGAGCGAAAAAACTCTAGATTTAAATCTAGAGTTAATAACCATTTTAAAGACGATATTTCTAAAAATGGTAGTGTAAATTCAGTGGAGTGTTTAAGTAATAAAAATAATATAAAAGAAGAAAGAAAGATTAAAGAAATAGAAAAATATCAAGTAATAAAGTATTTCAATAAAAGCAACTTGTTATGTAAAGAAATTCTTCCGTTTTTATTAACATTAAATGTTGATAAAGATACTATGATTAAAATAATCAAAAACATAAAAAGAGTTGAAAATAAATTGCTAAAAAACACAAATTTAAATAAATCTTGCTTTAAAGAAAAGCAAGAGAAACTAAAAAGAATTTTAAATAACACTCAGAAAGAATTCAAACAAAATGGATATAACCCCGAACAATTAAAGATAAATTTACAAAAAGTATACGAAAGTTACAAATTTAAGCCCCATTTTATTATTGAAAATCATAAATATAGCGATTTAAACAATATAAAGAGTAAATTAGAAAAGTCGATTGAAAGAAAAAAAGAAAATCCTCAACAAAATTATCAAAATTTAAAGGAAAACATTTTCAATATCCTTATTGAACAACTAAAAAAAGAAACAAATATTGAAATTCTAAAGCCAATTATCAAAAAATATTTGAATAACCAAAAGAAAATAGAATACAATAAAGTATTTGGTACATATCATCTTGAATTATTAGAAATAATAAAAAATGAAAAAAATTCTTTAACCACAGAAGAATTTAACATAAAGGCCGTATGA
- a CDS encoding DUF226 domain-containing protein, whose amino-acid sequence MENAPEPIEAVKKGKCKVECQNKERFILIEKENGKAMYHTKIMMDIYKFGVYEKKHEFRLSLRALFNGERIVEETHLYPIKEGDKFIGIFYGYRKPIKKPLIKYQINGARKAYALARAYYMEFRFKAGSVFCYFKGLYRLLDKKRTNNHYNKVLFSMFTDLEQQVYKFYGKKYPEQGPLIKWIIKNLK is encoded by the coding sequence ATGGAAAATGCACCAGAACCTATTGAAGCTGTAAAAAAAGGCAAATGTAAAGTTGAATGCCAAAATAAAGAACGCTTTATTTTAATTGAAAAAGAAAATGGTAAAGCAATGTACCATACAAAAATAATGATGGATATTTATAAATTTGGAGTATATGAGAAAAAACACGAATTTAGATTATCATTGAGGGCCTTATTTAATGGAGAAAGAATTGTTGAAGAAACTCATTTATACCCAATTAAAGAAGGAGATAAGTTTATTGGTATTTTTTATGGCTACAGAAAACCAATAAAAAAGCCATTAATAAAGTATCAAATAAACGGGGCTAGAAAAGCATATGCATTAGCAAGGGCATATTATATGGAATTTAGATTTAAAGCCGGAAGTGTCTTTTGCTATTTCAAGGGATTATATCGATTATTAGATAAAAAAAGAACAAATAATCATTACAACAAAGTTTTATTTAGTATGTTTACGGATTTAGAACAACAAGTGTATAAATTTTATGGGAAAAAATACCCGGAACAAGGACCGTTAATAAAATGGATAATAAAAAACCTAAAATAA
- a CDS encoding ParA family protein, which translates to MDNKKPKIITIASIKGGVGKSTSAIIFATLLAQKYKVLLIDIDTQASTTSYYYDDIQKSSIDLRKNNIYEVLIEKLDINRSIVNVANNLDLIPSYLTLHSINAFGYKHTFDEFRLKKELKHIDVGYNFIIIDTPPSLDFTLTNALVCCNNVIVPLTAEKWTIESFDLLKFFMEKIGVELPTYFIITRFKKNNTHKQLLEMLNSKENFLGMISEREDLNRRIASNSSFDFQMDYIKEYKNSLMNFYAKLK; encoded by the coding sequence ATGGATAATAAAAAACCTAAAATAATAACAATAGCGTCAATCAAGGGCGGTGTTGGTAAAAGCACAAGTGCAATTATATTTGCAACCTTATTGGCTCAAAAATATAAGGTATTATTAATAGATATAGATACTCAAGCATCCACCACTAGTTATTATTATGATGATATACAAAAATCCAGTATAGATTTAAGAAAAAATAATATATATGAAGTTTTAATAGAAAAATTAGATATTAATCGATCAATCGTTAATGTAGCGAATAATTTAGATTTAATACCTAGTTATTTGACTTTACATAGTATAAATGCTTTTGGTTATAAGCACACTTTTGATGAATTTAGATTAAAAAAAGAGCTTAAACATATAGATGTTGGATATAATTTTATTATAATTGATACTCCCCCAAGTTTGGATTTTACTTTAACTAATGCTTTAGTTTGTTGTAACAATGTAATTGTCCCCTTGACAGCAGAAAAATGGACAATTGAAAGTTTTGACCTTTTGAAATTTTTTATGGAAAAAATAGGTGTAGAATTGCCTACTTATTTTATAATAACGAGATTTAAAAAAAATAATACACATAAGCAATTGTTGGAAATGCTGAACTCCAAAGAAAATTTTTTAGGAATGATATCAGAAAGAGAAGATTTAAATAGAAGAATTGCTAGTAATTCTTCTTTTGATTTTCAAATGGATTATATAAAAGAGTATAAAAATTCATTAATGAATTTTTATGCAAAATTAAAATAA
- a CDS encoding chromosome replication/partitioning protein: MKNNTKLIINKRDIDSEGNALLVDSSNVSKNGVETDRYNTLKKKLYVNLREGVSNRVECMKILKEIKDNEYYKLDGYKSFDAFIKDYDVAKTQAYNYLKIANAIEAGVIEEQYVLDNGFRLILSVLKDKESPVLKKSKQNSIKPLRFQLKTQESYDFYKSNAKFTSFMMQEIFENQKDLISKLLKMYKQLKG; encoded by the coding sequence ATGAAAAATAATACAAAATTAATAATCAATAAAAGGGATATTGATTCTGAGGGGAATGCATTACTTGTAGATTCTTCTAATGTTAGTAAAAATGGTGTTGAAACAGATCGTTATAATACTTTGAAAAAGAAATTGTATGTAAACCTTAGAGAAGGAGTTTCTAATAGAGTAGAATGTATGAAAATCTTAAAAGAAATTAAAGATAATGAATACTATAAACTTGATGGATACAAAAGTTTCGATGCTTTTATAAAGGATTATGATGTTGCAAAAACTCAAGCGTATAACTATTTAAAAATTGCCAATGCAATAGAAGCAGGAGTTATTGAGGAACAATATGTATTAGATAATGGATTTAGATTAATATTAAGTGTATTGAAAGATAAAGAAAGTCCAGTATTGAAAAAATCTAAACAAAACTCAATAAAACCATTGAGATTTCAACTTAAAACTCAAGAAAGTTATGATTTTTACAAAAGCAATGCTAAATTTACAAGTTTTATGATGCAAGAGATTTTTGAAAATCAAAAAGATTTGATTAGTAAACTTTTAAAAATGTATAAACAATTAAAAGGATAA
- the bdr gene encoding Bdr family repetitive protein → MNNLAYKTYNIESIKNEFLNIGFSKEAIDFVFLHNDNYNFEFLKEKIIDIEKNLQKDISNLDAKIDNVEKNLNLKIDGLNIKIDNVEKSLNAKIDSLDTKIDNVEKNLNIKIDSVKNELNSKIDSLDAKIDNVEKSLNAKIDSLDTKIDNVEKTLQKDISSLNTKIDSVEKTLQKDIFNLDNKINVLKNELTASNRTIQVILIMGITLAPIIYSIFNKYFLN, encoded by the coding sequence ATGAACAATTTAGCATACAAAACATATAACATAGAAAGTATAAAAAACGAATTTTTAAATATAGGGTTTAGCAAGGAAGCAATAGATTTTGTTTTTCTGCATAATGATAATTACAACTTTGAATTTTTAAAAGAGAAAATAATTGATATAGAGAAGAATTTGCAAAAAGACATATCTAATTTAGATGCCAAAATAGACAATGTGGAAAAGAATTTAAATTTAAAAATAGATGGTTTGAATATCAAAATAGACAATGTAGAAAAGAGCTTAAATGCCAAAATAGATAGTTTAGATACTAAGATAGATAATGTAGAGAAGAATTTAAATATTAAAATAGATAGTGTTAAAAATGAACTTAATTCTAAAATAGATAGTTTAGACGCCAAAATAGACAATGTAGAAAAGAGCTTAAATGCCAAAATAGATAGTTTAGATACTAAGATAGATAATGTAGAAAAAACTTTGCAAAAAGATATATCTAGCTTGAATACTAAAATAGATAGTGTAGAAAAAACCTTACAAAAGGATATATTTAACCTAGATAATAAAATAAATGTTTTAAAAAACGAACTTACTGCAAGTAATAGAACAATACAAGTAATTTTAATAATGGGAATAACACTTGCTCCAATTATTTATTCTATATTCAATAAGTATTTTTTAAATTAA
- a CDS encoding DUF244 domain-containing protein, whose amino-acid sequence MNNVSNNNNPQDNIQGELKMISINQQSFTGCEIFEEKSSPIKEKSKLSKIGKKLPGISSQECFRFNRNIDFSVQRNKLDKYGASEVGSILVGGAGLKDLMINRVLKYFDMSLPFEENLYMLKGKELENLGFREFVKAYGDNIDILYKNKYANGVDKYNYFKKMGSSETLVGSTIDGWFINNNGDLELLEIKSSDSNYMSSAIAEYNKNGNFLSSKYFFKYYVQAQVQLACTGLEYCNLFFLIDAAPINCKIKRDEALISKVFEFVNKCELEIINLKKDIYSNYREEYLMAHNFNEDTFIKLVEDLVERSDFYSSGVEFDWAREFIEYVDCADLEIKDNQSAENLAYDLMEIDSLQKELNRIQNENKKREKPIKDRLKMLIYNITNTYPLIEQLNYKFGEFVFTLDPKKRAISDRLKGLLPTSGTVFFPSNIAFANNVSVPM is encoded by the coding sequence ATGAACAATGTTTCAAACAATAATAATCCACAAGACAATATTCAAGGAGAGCTCAAAATGATAAGTATTAATCAACAAAGTTTTACTGGTTGTGAAATATTTGAGGAAAAATCTTCTCCCATTAAAGAAAAAAGTAAATTAAGTAAGATAGGTAAGAAATTACCAGGAATAAGCAGTCAAGAATGTTTTAGATTTAATCGAAATATTGATTTTAGTGTGCAAAGAAACAAGTTAGATAAATACGGTGCTAGTGAAGTAGGCAGTATTCTTGTTGGAGGTGCTGGGCTGAAAGATTTAATGATAAACAGAGTGCTTAAATATTTTGATATGAGCCTACCTTTTGAAGAGAATTTATATATGCTCAAGGGCAAAGAGTTAGAGAATTTAGGATTTAGAGAGTTTGTTAAAGCATACGGTGATAATATTGATATTTTATATAAAAATAAATATGCCAACGGTGTTGATAAGTATAATTATTTCAAAAAAATGGGCAGTTCAGAAACTTTAGTGGGCTCAACAATTGATGGCTGGTTTATTAATAATAATGGCGATTTAGAACTATTAGAGATTAAAAGTAGCGACTCTAATTATATGAGTAGTGCTATTGCTGAGTACAATAAAAATGGCAATTTTTTAAGCAGTAAATATTTTTTCAAATATTATGTACAAGCACAAGTGCAGCTAGCGTGCACTGGGCTTGAGTATTGTAATTTGTTCTTTTTAATAGATGCTGCACCAATTAACTGTAAGATTAAAAGAGATGAGGCCTTAATATCAAAAGTGTTTGAATTTGTTAATAAATGTGAATTAGAAATTATAAATTTGAAAAAAGATATTTATAGTAACTATAGAGAGGAATACTTAATGGCACATAATTTTAACGAGGATACGTTTATAAAACTTGTTGAAGATTTAGTAGAAAGGAGTGATTTTTATAGTTCTGGAGTTGAGTTTGATTGGGCAAGAGAATTTATAGAATATGTTGATTGTGCAGACCTTGAAATTAAGGATAATCAATCTGCTGAAAATCTTGCGTATGATTTAATGGAGATTGATAGTCTACAAAAAGAATTAAATAGAATCCAAAACGAAAATAAAAAAAGAGAAAAGCCCATTAAAGATAGGTTGAAGATGCTAATTTACAATATTACGAATACATATCCACTAATTGAGCAGTTAAATTATAAATTTGGAGAGTTTGTGTTTACTCTTGACCCTAAGAAAAGGGCAATATCAGATAGATTAAAGGGACTGCTGCCAACAAGTGGTACAGTATTTTTCCCTAGCAATAT